The Bacillus mesophilus genome segment ACCTACTCCCATCATTTCGATGGCACAGCAAGCTAGACCAAAGGTTAATGGCCATAGTGAATTACTTCTTGCCCAAGCCTTTAGCTCTTCAAGTGTTGACATAAATACATTTCGTTGTAGCTCTTCCATTTCTTCAGGTGTAATATTCTCTAGTTTTAAATCCATTTCAGCACACCCTTCTTCCACGCATAAATTAACCCAATTAATAACATTACTACAAATATAAGCATTTCAATAAGTGCAAAAATCCCTAAGCTCTCATAAGCAACTGCCCATGGATAAAGAAAGACCGTTTCCACATCAAAGATAACAAACATTAACGCAAATATATAATATCGTACATTAAACTGAACTCTCGCATCATGGAAAGGCTCAATTCCACTTTCATACGTTGTTGCCTTTGCTTCACTAGGTTTATACGGACGTAATATACGACCGGCCGTTAATGCAACAACAGGTAAAATGACACCTAATATTAAGAAAATCAAAACAATAAGGTAATTATTCTGGTATAAATTTAATAACTCCATCTTGATCGCCTCCTTTTTCCCCTAACCTTTTCCATCTCTGATTCATATCATTTTCATATTTCTTCCTTGTAACCGTAAACATTATATCATTTACACATATGTGTGTCGATAAACCTTAAGGATAAGTTTGCAAAAACGGAGCAGGTCAGTGATTACCATAAAACCAGGATGGATTAGAAAGGGTACAAAATAGCAATAGGAAATATTAAAGTAGCAAAAAGCCTTAGGCATTTAACACCTAAGGCTTCTAATTTATATACGTCCCGTGACTTTTAAACGGTTCATTGCACGTTGTAAAGCTAGTTCAGCACGACGTACGTCTGTATTAGCATCTTTGTCTTGTAATCGACGTTCAGCACGTTGTTTAGCAGCTTCAGCACGAGCAACATCAATATCTGTTCCGCGTTCAGCTGATTGAGCTAGAACTGTTACTTTATCAGGGCGAACTTCTAGAAATCCACCTGTAACAGCAACAAGATCAGTACTCGCTTCTTTTTTAAGTCGCACTGTACCGATTGCAAGTGGGGCTACCATTGGGATATGTCCTGGCAAAATACCAAGCTCACCACTTTGCGCTTTCGTGCTAACCATTTCTACATCGGATTCATAGACGGGGCCATCAGGAGTCACTACACTGACTTTGATTGTCTTCATATCATAAACCTCCTATGTCCCTTTTATTATACTTCGACACCCATTGATTTAGCTTTTTCAATTACCTCTTCAATTCTTCCTACTAGACGGAAAGCATCTTCTGGTAGGTGGTCGTATTTGCCGTCTAAAATCTCTCTAAATCCTTTTACTGTTTCCTTTACAGGAACATAAGAACCTTTTTGTCCTGTAAATTGCTCAGCAACGTGGAAGTTTTGAGATAAATAGAACTGGATACGACGAGCACGGTGAACAACTAACTTATCTTCGTCAGAAAGCTCATCCATACCTAGAATTGCGATAATATCTTGTAACTCTTTATAGCGTTGTAATGTAGATTGTACTTGACGAGCAACATTATAATGCTCATCTCCTACGATTTCAGGTGCAAGTGCACGTGAAGTAGAAGCAAGTGGATCTACCGCAGGGTAAATACCCATCTCTGAAAGCTTACGCTCAAGGTTAGTTGTTGCATCTAAGTGAGCGAAAGTTGTTGCAGGAGCTGGATCCGTATAGTCATCGGCAGGTACATAGATCGCTTGGATTGAAGTGATTGAACCTTTGTTTGTCGATGTAATACGTTCTTGTAATTGACCCATTTCAGTAGCAAGAGTTGGTTGGTAACCTACCGCTGAAGGCATACGACCTAATAGGGCAGAAACCTCTGAACCTGCTTGTGTAAAACGGAAGATGTTATCAATGAAGAATAATACGTCTTGACCTTGGTCATCACGGAAGAATTCTGCCATTGTTAATCCAGTTAACGCTACACGCATACGTGCTCCAGGAGGCTCGTTCATTTGTCCGAATACCATCGCTGTTTTCTTAATAACTCCAGAATCACTCATCTCGTGGTAAAGGTCATTTCCTTCACGAGTACGCTCACCAACACCAGCGAATACCGAAATACCACCGTGCTCTTGAGCGATGTTGTTGATTAATTCCTGGATTAGAACTGTTTTACCTACTCCGGCACCACCGAATAGTCCAATCTTACCACCCTTGATATAAGGAGCAAGTAAGTCAACTACTTTAATACCAGTTTCAAGAATTTCAACCTCTGTTGAAAGTTCTTCAAATGTAGGAGCTAGTCTGTGAATTGAATCACGACGTGCACCTGCAGGTAGTGCTTCATCAAGGTCGATGTTTTCTCCTAATACGTTAAATACACGACCTAGTGTTACATCTCCAACTGGAACTGAAATTGGAGCTCCAGTGTCAGTTACCTCTATACCACGAACAACTCCATCAGTAGAAGCCATTGCAATTGTACGAACCGTATCGTCACCTAGGTGAAGAGCTACTTCAAGTGTTAAGTTGATCGCAACTTCGTTTTCACCTGCTGCCGCATGGCTAATTGTAAGGGCGTTATAAATTTCAGGAAGATGTCCAGATTCAAACTGTACGTCTACAACAGGACCCATAACTTGGGTAACGCGTCCTTTTGTCATCGTTTTCCCTCCTATCTTACTAATAAGACTCTCTCGAAGTCTAAGCTTGGTTACTTTAGATTAGTGTTTTACTAACACCAGTCTGTTTCCAAGCACTTGATTTATGTTTATTGTTGTTGAGCCGCAGCTCCACCAACGATTTCGGAAATTTCTTGTGTAATAGCTGCCTGACGAGCACGATTGTACTTTAATGTAAGGTTATTAATTAACTCTTTAGCATTATCAGTAGCACTCTTCATTGCTGTCATACGAGCCGCATGCTCACTTGCTTTTCCATCTAATAGCGAACCATAAATTAAGCTTTCTGCATATTGCGGAAGTAAAACTTCTAGAATATCCACTTGGGAAGGTTCAAATTCATAAGAAGTTAGCTTATTTGAAGTTGTCGCTATATCTGTTAAAGGAAGAAGTTTCTTCTCGGTAACCTGATGTTCAATGGCACTTACAAAATGGTTATAGTATAAGTAGATCTCATCAAATGTTTCATCAGCAAACATTCCAACTGCTTTATTTGCAATATCTTTAATATCTGCAAATGAAGGTTGATCACCTAAACCAGTGATTTCAGACGCTACTGTTACTCCACGCTTCTTAAAAAAGTTTAGACCAATCTTCCCGATTGCAATAACAGCGAATTCATCATTAGACTTATGACGTTTTTGCATCATCTGATAAGCTGCACGAATGATATTACTGTTATATGCTCCTGCTAAACCACGATCAGAAGTGATAACGATATACCCCGTTCTCTTAACTGGTCTTGTTTGTAGCATCGGGTGAGTGATATCAGTTGTGCCCGTAGATACACTTGCAACAACCTCTTGAATCTTTTCCATATAAGGAACAAATGCTTTTGCACTGTTTTCAGCTCGGTTTAACTTTGAGGCTGATACCATCTGCATGGCTTTTGTAATCTGACTTGTCTTCTTAGTTGAATTTATTCTCGACTTTATGTCACGTAAGGATGCCAAAGGTTTTCACCACCTTTTTTTTAATACCTAAAGCATTATTTGTACAATGTCGTTACACCGTACAGTAAAGTGGCCAAGCAGCAATTTATGCTGCTTAGCATGATCTATTACTCAGAAACAACAAATGTTTTCTTAAAGTCGTTAATCGCCTTAGCAAAGTCCTCATCGCTTGGTAGATCTTTAGTTGTTACGATGTGGTTAAGAAGATCTTTATGGTTGTGTTCTAACCATGTTAAATATTCTTCTTCAAAGCGAGTGATGTCACCAACAGGGATACTGTCTAAGAATCCACGTGTTAACGCATAAAGAATAGCAACTTGCTTTTCTACTTTTAGTGGCTTATTTAAGCCTTGCTTTAATACTTCAACTGTACGAGCACCACGGTTTAGTTTTGCTTGAGTAGCTTTATCAAGATCAGAACCGAACTGAGCGAATGCTTCTAGTTCACGGTATGCAGCAAGGTCTAGACGTAGTGTACCAGAAACCTTCTTCATTGCCTTAATCTGTGCAGATCCCCCTACACGAGATACGGATAAACCAGCGTTGATCGCAGGACGTACTCCTGAGAAGAATAAGTCTGATTGTAAGAAGATTTGTCCATCTGTGATAGAGATAACGTTTGTTGGGATATAAGCAGAGATATCTCCAGCTTGTGTTTCAACAAACGGTAGAGCTGTAATTGAACCTGCGCCTTTAGCGTCAGAAAGCTTAGCTGCACGCTCTAAAAGACGTGAATGCAAGTAGAATACATCCCCTGGATATGCTTCACGACCTGGAGGACGCTTTAATAGTAATGATAGCTCACGGTATGCAGCCGCTTGCTTAGATAGATCATCATATACGATTAAAACATGCTTACCACTGTGCATGAATTCTTCAGCCATTGTTACACCAGCAAGTGGAGCTAGGTATAATAATGGAGCTGGTTGTGATGCAGATGCAGTTACAACGATTGAGTAATCTAATGCACCATTTTTACGAAGAGTTTCAACAACTCCACGAACTGTTGATTCTTTTTGACCAATTGCAACATATATACAAATCATGTTTTGGTCTCTTTGGTTTAGAATCGTATCGATCGCAACAGCAGTTTTACCTGTTT includes the following:
- the atpD gene encoding F0F1 ATP synthase subunit beta: MTKGRVTQVMGPVVDVQFESGHLPEIYNALTISHAAAGENEVAINLTLEVALHLGDDTVRTIAMASTDGVVRGIEVTDTGAPISVPVGDVTLGRVFNVLGENIDLDEALPAGARRDSIHRLAPTFEELSTEVEILETGIKVVDLLAPYIKGGKIGLFGGAGVGKTVLIQELINNIAQEHGGISVFAGVGERTREGNDLYHEMSDSGVIKKTAMVFGQMNEPPGARMRVALTGLTMAEFFRDDQGQDVLFFIDNIFRFTQAGSEVSALLGRMPSAVGYQPTLATEMGQLQERITSTNKGSITSIQAIYVPADDYTDPAPATTFAHLDATTNLERKLSEMGIYPAVDPLASTSRALAPEIVGDEHYNVARQVQSTLQRYKELQDIIAILGMDELSDEDKLVVHRARRIQFYLSQNFHVAEQFTGQKGSYVPVKETVKGFREILDGKYDHLPEDAFRLVGRIEEVIEKAKSMGVEV
- a CDS encoding NADH-quinone oxidoreductase subunit A; amino-acid sequence: MELLNLYQNNYLIVLIFLILGVILPVVALTAGRILRPYKPSEAKATTYESGIEPFHDARVQFNVRYYIFALMFVIFDVETVFLYPWAVAYESLGIFALIEMLIFVVMLLIGLIYAWKKGVLKWI
- a CDS encoding F0F1 ATP synthase subunit gamma — its product is MASLRDIKSRINSTKKTSQITKAMQMVSASKLNRAENSAKAFVPYMEKIQEVVASVSTGTTDITHPMLQTRPVKRTGYIVITSDRGLAGAYNSNIIRAAYQMMQKRHKSNDEFAVIAIGKIGLNFFKKRGVTVASEITGLGDQPSFADIKDIANKAVGMFADETFDEIYLYYNHFVSAIEHQVTEKKLLPLTDIATTSNKLTSYEFEPSQVDILEVLLPQYAESLIYGSLLDGKASEHAARMTAMKSATDNAKELINNLTLKYNRARQAAITQEISEIVGGAAAQQQ
- the atpA gene encoding F0F1 ATP synthase subunit alpha codes for the protein MSIKAEEISALIKKQIENYQSEIEVNDVGTVIQVGDGIARAHGLDNVMAGELVEFSNGVMGMAQNLEDNNVGIVILGPYKEIREGDEVRRTGRIMEVPVGEALIGRVVNSLGQPVDGLGPIETSKTRPIESPAPGVMDRKSVHEPLQTGIKAIDALIPVGRGQRELVIGDRQTGKTAVAIDTILNQRDQNMICIYVAIGQKESTVRGVVETLRKNGALDYSIVVTASASQPAPLLYLAPLAGVTMAEEFMHSGKHVLIVYDDLSKQAAAYRELSLLLKRPPGREAYPGDVFYLHSRLLERAAKLSDAKGAGSITALPFVETQAGDISAYIPTNVISITDGQIFLQSDLFFSGVRPAINAGLSVSRVGGSAQIKAMKKVSGTLRLDLAAYRELEAFAQFGSDLDKATQAKLNRGARTVEVLKQGLNKPLKVEKQVAILYALTRGFLDSIPVGDITRFEEEYLTWLEHNHKDLLNHIVTTKDLPSDEDFAKAINDFKKTFVVSE
- a CDS encoding F0F1 ATP synthase subunit epsilon, which translates into the protein MKTIKVSVVTPDGPVYESDVEMVSTKAQSGELGILPGHIPMVAPLAIGTVRLKKEASTDLVAVTGGFLEVRPDKVTVLAQSAERGTDIDVARAEAAKQRAERRLQDKDANTDVRRAELALQRAMNRLKVTGRI